Part of the Hemitrygon akajei chromosome 16, sHemAka1.3, whole genome shotgun sequence genome is shown below.
CTATGGCAAAGACAAAAGTTAACAATGTTAATaacaaaatcaaatcaaaattatTACAGATGTCAATATGTAAAGACATCAAGAACCTGAAGGCTGTTGTGGTTTTAAAGGCAGCAGAACCTATTCTATGCACGTGGACCCACTGTACATCTGTCTTTGTGTGGGGATATATTACCTTGCTGATTTTATATAATTTTATCATTTATTTACTTTTCAAGCAGATTGGAATTAGTTTTCCATTTAAACATTTGGATCGTGCTTTGCAGTATTTCATCAAGTTAAATACAAGGCATCAAACACACGTTAGAATAGCTATGGACTACATAATCTGTTGAAGCTTTTCTAATATTTTCTCTGCTGGAAGTTATTTGCTTATACACTCAATGTACACttcactcaatgcataaaagaatgtggacatggtcaagaggttcagtttgtcattcagaccaaacacaggataaaaaagaaatgtgatctaagtgactttgactgtggaatgattattggtgccagacggggtggtttgagtatctcagaaacagctgatctcctgggattttcatgcatagcaGTCTCtggtgcaggggttcccaaggTAGGATCCATGGATCCTTTGGTTAATGTTAGGGGCCCATGGAGAAAAAAGGGTTGGAGACCCCTGCTCTAGGGTTACAGAGGATggtgaaaaaaaaatctagtgagctaCAGTTCTGTggtcaaaaatgccttgttaatgagagcagtcagaggagaatgatcaagctgacaagaaggcaacagtaactcgaataaccatgtgttacaacagtctGAACGTACagtacattgaaccttgaagtggatgggctacagcagggaAGGGGctatttattaggtacaggagatacagtacctaataaggtggccagaGTATAGTGTCTGCTAATAACGCAGAGACTGGCAATGTGATGTGGACTGTGAAGAATTGTTTTAGAGCAGACTGGCAGTAAAACTGCTAATGGGGAAAATCCAGTACACGGTCTGATTCATCTGTTCAAATGAGAGACTGCAGTCATCCTgtcaagctctccagtctgttgTATTGAGGATAACTTGCTTCCACTTAGGTTTTGTGGATTCTAAGACTAATGATGAGGCCAAAGTGGGAATCACAAACTGACACAGTGGGTGGAAGATTCCTGTCAGGCCAGGTGGGCAGGGCTAGTACACCACTTACACTGTGTTTGTGTGGGTTCAGTGAGCAGCAGCCTGAATTCAGATACTCCTCGTCCCTCTCTTGCATTGGAATGTGGGCCACTTTTACGCAAGTGGTAATATCCCTTGATTTTAAAACAGCTCCTTCTCAGTTACTGGTTTGGCAATGCCCTCTAGTGTTCATTGATATTGACTTTGTTTCTAATATAATCGCTAAATATTTGAATGTTAAACAAAATCAGTGTTACATTACCATTCACTACTGAAAGCTACAATTGTCTCCTCATCATTATTATTTGCTTTTCCACAGGCTACATTAGTTCACCAGTATATCACCTGACTGGTCTTTAATATAAgtatataatgaatattaatctCCTATTTGCTTCAAATTTCTGACTCACACATATAATTGAAGTTTAAagacagtagtctggggtattaAGAGATTTATGAAAAAGTGAACTGAAAATATAAATGACTTCCAGGGGCAAGGCAGAAGATGCAGGAGACGGGAGGATCTATTCTGTCATTGCAATCGTTGTCAGGAGGACAACTAATGGCTAATTGCAGTGTCCTCAGGCTCGTGGTAGTTAGAGAAATTACTTTGCATGTCCAAACAAATAGTTCAGATTATGTTTCATTCTATAGAATCCAATATGCAGTTATGCCTTAAGGCATTAAGACAGATAGTGTATGAACCACCAGGAGCTATGAATTAATCACAACTGTACGTAACTGAATGGGAATTTTATTCtcgaaaatgaatctgaaggaaGACAAGAGGGAACCTGTCTGACATTAGCTAACTCACTGATGTACAGATCCAATGACAGCTTTCTGTAAGAACATTTGACACAGTGCATCAGTGTGGTAGACtctatacaaaatgctggaggaactctttggagaggaataaacgtcAACATTTCAAGCTGGTACAggactgatgaatggtctcagccaaaacattaactgtttattcctcttcgtagatgctgcctgacctgctgagctcctccagcattttgtgtctgttattctggatatccagcatctgtagaatctcttgtgtttgtggtaGACTCTTTAGTTGTAACTGAAGAATTACCTATTGAAGAACTGGAGGTGGCAGTCCCTCTCCTTTCATCGTCTGTAAAGAGAACCACCATTGGCTTTTTGCTGCTGTGATGGTCTCTTCCGGAGGCAAAGTGGATGTAGTTGTTGAGTTGCTCTCCAGCCAGGCCCTGCACACTGACAAGCAAGCCTTTATTGCTATCTTTATCCTGTATCCAGTCATACACctacataaataaacaaaactCTCATCAATCAAGTTCAGCAAGTGTTTCTGGCAGAATGTGACTCCTGTTATGCCTCATAAActggttttagatttttgaataTTAAAGGAAATAAGAGATGGAGGGTTAGTATAGGAAAGCAGCCCTGAAGTCAAATGTCAGCCATGATCATAATGCATGATAGAGCAGGTATGAAGGGCTGAATTACCTCCTAGCTCAATTTCTTGTGTTGTTATGTTACCAGAATGAGGCAGTGCTGAGTCTGATACAAAATAAATCTCCCTCAACCCAGTTAAAGTATGACTTAGTTCAAACTAACAGTTTTTTTTAACTAGAGTATTTGGACATTTCTTGCAAACCTCTGTCAAAATTGATATTGGATGTAAATAAATGTTCTAATTTTCTGTGGCTCCATGTTGATTTATAATATACGGAACTGAATCCACCATTACTTCAAAAACCTGGTTTACATTTCATTGTTATCTAATCCTGCTCCAGTTACTGTCTACTTGTAAAATTCATAATCCATCCAAACTTGTCTCTAAGACCATGAATATGACATCCGATGAAGAGAGATTTTCTGCTGTGGAGCTATGGTTGTAACTAGTTTTTATATTAATCTACTGTGGCTCCCAGTCAGCCTGGCCTGTTTGTTTTCATTCAGTTTCAGAGCACAAAATCCACCTTCTCACTTGGACCTACATACGTACCAATGCTTTGCTCGTTACACAGATTAAGTCCAGGAGACATGTCAAACTTTAGCCCCGTTAATTTACTAGGTACATTTTATTTATTGATAGGGATTGTTATGGATTGCTTCCTCCCTGTTGCCACTTGACTATTTCAATTGGGATGTTTTTGCTATCTTCTCCCATGAAGACAGATTATATTTTCCATTATTAACTCCCGAGTCTTACACTTTGGCTGACCAATACTTATTTCAGCTGCTCTCTTCCTTTTAATATACTGTctgttttaaatttattttctacTTTACTCAAGAGCTCTATTTGCTCCTTCATAATTTCTTTATTTATTCTCAGCTTATTTCTAAAGAAAAATTCCCAATTAGTTTACTACTAATCTTCCCAATGCACATCTTCCTTCAATTTAATGCCATTCTAAGCTTAATTAACTACATCCTTCTCACAGAGCCTCTCTTCCTCACTGGTATAAATCTTTATGCGATTTATCAAACATCTTAAATATCTATCAACGATAGACTACTGTACCATTTTATCCTTTCACGTGTTTTGTCCAATTCTACTTTAGCCAATTGCCTAGGACATCCTTGAATATTCACTCATTAATTAACCCTGTCTCATCAAGTAATACAAGAAAAACAGCCATTTCCCTGATTAGCATGACAAGGTATTGCTCTAAATCAAGCATCCAGTACTGTAATTGGCAAGTGTTTAATGGTGAGGGCTGAAGCTGTGATGCAAGTACTCCCCGTAGTTCTAAAGTGGCTCTGTATAATCTCCTGCAGGTATATGGGTACTATGCAGTTATTCCTGCAGTTATAACAAGGATAAGTTCAATTATTGCTACAGGTATTACTGTCTTTTAATGTATTTACAACCAAAGCTGACCGGTTTTGTAACAAGAGTATTTTAAATGGCTAACACAGGCattatgggccaaatgaccttccGTACTGTATCATCCTTTGGTTTTTATCAAGAGCTGGTATGGATACTAAATATGTTACAGCAGGAATTGTAGGCATTTGCCATCAGTAATAGAAACCGTGCAGTTATATATGCCATACAGAAACtacaaatattatttctgttgaaGATACTTACAGCATTAGTGATTGTGAAGACCTCCCATGTGCTGTCGTGGACTGGAAGTAGTCTGGTTGACAATAATCTTTTCCCTTTTGCTGTAGATGTGCCATTGTCCAATATCTGGTAGACACTAACCTAAGAAAAGAGATTACAGCTCAGACAAGTTGCAACATCTAGTCCTTTGAAAATAAACTCACATGACTTTTGAGATGGACTGAGTGCATGGCACATTTCCTTCAGACCTAAATGGAGGAGAAACTTAAcggagtcaggtttattatcaccgatatatgttgtgaaatttgttgttttgcggcaacagAACAGTACCAGACAAAAATAACTATATGTTACAAAAGTAAATAGAATGCAAAAGAtggataatgaggtagtgttcatggatcattAAGAAATCTGGTGATAGAGGACAAGAAGCTGGTCCTAAAACACAGTGTCCAAATCATCTTGAACACTGAGGTGGCTTCAGGATTACTCCCTCCTACCTACCACTATTTTGAATTTCCAAACCATAATGTTTCATTGGATAATAAAATCTCAGAGTTGTGATTAATGCTGGGGCTGAGCGAAGGTATTCCTCAAAACCTAGTTTCTTGTTTCTGGCCTTTTACCTAAACTCCATGATAAGGAATTTCCTACGTGGGTACAAATGGGAAACTACACATGGTGGTGTGCCTGATTCATTTTAACCTTGACAGGAAATTTGTGTACAGTAGTTATAGGCGATCTCATTGGTACACATTGTAATATGCATATAGCAAAAATCTGTTTAAACAGGATCCAAACAAGTGCCAATTTGTGTCCTATATTCCTCATGGTATGACAAAGGCTAAACTATCCATCATTCACAAATATTAGACATATGGCATGTTTAACAATAAGAACATGATACTTTGGGACAAAATCAGTTAACCTTAATGATATAAAATGGTTGATATCAAGTGGTCAGCTGATTTCTATTGCAAGTGATTGCttgccagttttttttttaaaaccacttTTGTATtattatacaaaaataaaattactATATTCCTGTACCTTAAAAATGAATTCAAAGGCACAGAAATATATAATACATGTTCCAGTATGGTTATTTTTAAATTACAATAAAGTGCCAGAGATATTATTCTTTCAAAGCATGGGCTTATTGTAATGTCTTTTAGAACCAGTGTGATTGCACGGGAACAGTGAGGGTGGCTTTCTAACCTGGAGAGAAATTATTGGTCCACAGAGAAGGTATTCCCCAACCTAATGGCTTTCTTTATAAGTCTTATTGAAAGTGGCTGCAGTGTTAATGGGTACATTGGTTGTAATCTATCACAATCCCCTGGGTTCTGGAAAGAACTGGAGAACTGCAAAAGTAATGTCACTCTTCAAGGCCAGTTAGCCTACCTGTTGTAGTGTCATCACTAACTACAGCCACTTTGTTCAATTGAAAAGAGaatatccctaattggccgaattaattcgattaaaatgaagattattcctaaatttttatatctttttcaggccttacctatttttattcctaagacgtactttgattctttagattcaattttaacctcatatatttggaataataaacaagctcatttaaagtttacttacaaagaaataaagagatgggtggactagccctacccaattttaggttttactattgggctgccaatataaggaatattactttctggtcctattatatttatcgtaaagattgcccatcatggatctccttagaagttaattctgtaaaaaattcctctattgtctctcttcttggatcatattctttttcagcaaataaaacaacagataacataattgttaagcaaactttaaggatctggtctcaatttagaaaatttttttggtttagcaaatttttcattatcatctcccattctccttaattttttttttatcccttccatgactgataaagtctttaaagattgggatgaattaggtattaagtgtgtttgggacctgtttatctcaggatctcttgcttcatttgaccaattgtcaaataaatttgcactcccaaaatcacatttttacagataccttcaaattagagattttctatgtttccagttagctacttttcctataggtcctgataaaaatttactggacgatcttttaaatttaaaaccttttgttaatggttctattaccggtatctataacttgttgattgattctagacaagactttttagataaaataaaaaaagcttgggagaatgacctaaattgtcagatttctgatgatagatggaataaaattcttatacGGGTTAATAAGTCATCTTTCTGTGcttgtcattctcttctacaatttaaagtggttcatagagcttacatttctaaacagaaactctccagtttttacctgaatgtttctccactttgtaataaatgcaactctgctgatgcctctttagttcatatgttttggttttgccctacaattgaaaagttttggcgggaagtatttcataccatctctcaactttttagggtccaatttgacccaaatccccttactgccttgtttggtattattgcaaatgaagatataactttaaatactcctaacctacaggttttagtttttaacctctcttttagcaagaagagcaatcttgcttaaatggaaggagtctacccctcctacacatcttcaatggctacgtgatattttgtcgtatttaaatttagaaaagatccgctgctcagtcttaaatttgaaacaagctttttatgatatttggggacctttcctaaattacttttccaatttataaagtttaacagtgcacagacttttatgtatatttttatcttctcttcttaagtgaatatgtttttttttctaattatccattgtcatccatcagcttttttctttggtagttggtagggggttgactttttatatatataaaaaatttattttatgatgtatgacctatctttaaatttttgattacagagtggtatacctttgtgttatgctataacattttgatcaattttattacaatatatgaatgtacacaagttatgttgagatgtatctatgtgttgcactctgtaaatctttttttcttctgaataaaaatattgtaaaaagaaaaaaagagaaaatgctggaaaaactcaggttgttcaggcagcatctgtggaaagaaaaagtcAAGGTTTTGTAACCTGCTAAGTTTTTCCAATATATTCtgcttttacttcagatttccagcatctggagttcccccccccccccccccaatcaaatCTGCAATACTCACAGGTCCTTGGTCAGTTATTGTCATGGCTTGAGGGTTAGTTGTTGCATGATTCAGTAAGACCAATACTTTGTGTCTTCCCTCTCTGAGTTTTCCCTCACCTGTATGGCAGTTATTTCTGCAGCTGTTCAGTAGCCACCATTGCCCTGCTGACTCACTTCCCAGTGATCAGTGGGGCAATGGTGTGACAATTGTTAGGCCTTACTGCAGCTCCCTCAGAGCTCCTGTTTTCTCTGATTACCCACACACCAAATCtttcactttttttttcctttctgggTGTCTTTGTAATGCAGTCTCTCCATCTGTGTGCAAAAGACCTTTTAATAGATTTTTGCCCAATTTCAGTATTTTTGTGTAGGATTAGAGTGAGTCCAGCAGGACAGAGGGGAGGGTCCAACTTCTAGGCATAAACGTCTGACATTCAAAAGACATATCGAAGCTAATAAAAATTAATCAAACAAAAATtggttatttattgctttttaaacAATTATTTAAACACATTCACACCATTTGAAACAGATCTAAGAGCAAggaccacttcatcaagcacctacAAAAGCGGAACTTCCCGGTGTCCCTGCCCACTCAGGCCTtttccctcttctcacctgcctctcaCTTCCCCCATGGCcctcctcctatggtccactctcctctcccatcacattccttcctttccagccctttatctttcctacccaccttccaactctccactcccccccccccccgacctttTTATCCTGGCGTCTtcccgcttcctttccagtcctcggGAAGGGTCTCCGCCGGGACCGTTATTTCCatgcatgctgcctgacctgcggagttcctccagcatgttgtgggtgttgctctggatttccagcatctgcccgATTTCTTATGTTGATCTTTAACATTTGTTCTCCATGGATTTCAACCTCGGTACCAAGTCTCTGAGCGTATTTCCCAGTCTCAAGGTTGCAAAATGCAAAGAAATTCAGCGGCAAAATAATTACCTACAAGACCCATAACTAAACTTTACATAAGTTTGAAGTAGCTTTATGCTCGGATGCCCTGAGGAATAACACACCGACAAATTCACCCACCTGGGAAACACATTTAAAACCACGCAACCAAGACCGCTTCTCGACTTTGGCTTTTCCCTCCAATTCCTTACTTTTGCTTTTTTTCCCTGTTTATTCCTAAATGTGCTTTATCTTAATGTCTGCCATTCGCCTATTTGCTGGGATTCTTTCAGCGTTCTCTGTAGCAGAACCTCTGCCTCGGTTTTCAGCCCCTGCACCACCCACCTCTCTCAatgacccgaaacatcgactgagCATCTCTCCACCACCCCCAACACACAGGGGCTGCCCgaccactgagttcttccagcaattgcTTTTGCCCTCTCGCTCAGGTTTGCGGGGGGAAAAGAGGCTGCGGGATGAACGGAGCTAACAGTCGCCTCTTACCTGACAAAAGTGGTGCTTGCGCTGCCCGAGATCCTGGGACGGGCGACCTCGCAGTTTGAAGAGATGCAGCTCGGCGGTCAAGATGGTCTCGCTCTTGGCCACACTGGACAGGTTGAAGAAGAACACGAACTGCTGGTTACGTGCTGAGGGAAGCAAGCATAGAAAGCGGAGAGGTCAGTGGAGCCGGAGGTGGCCAGGAACAGTCCCTGAGCACTGGGCATCAGTCGGGAGAAGGGCTCTCACCTCGATCCAGGAAGCTGCGCACCGTGTTTCCCACCAGCAGGTCGGGCTCTTTGGTCACCCCGTCCGCATCTGCCACCGTGTTGTACAGGTCCAGCATGTACTGGGGAGGTTGGCGTAGCTTGTGAGGCGACGGCGGCGCATCTTCCATCCCGAACACCTCCAACAACCTCTTAAGTGCCTTGGACCGTATCTGTCGGCTCTGGCCGGGCAGGCTGGCGGTGTTACCCGGTCCCGAGGACACGAGCAGGAGAAGCAGCAAGGCACCGGCACCCGGACACATGGCGAGAGACGGGGGAGCAGGATGGTGGCCACGGAGGGAGCCGCAATATATCCGCATCCTTCCCTCCCCGTGTAGCGCATCGCGGCCAATTAGTAGGTGAGAGGCTCGGGGCCTTCCTGCTAACGAGGTGTGAGCGACCCCCTAAAGCCAGGAAACACCTCGCTCCTGACCCTGCAATACACAAGTATCGAGTCACCCCGCGGAGACACCCCGCCGCTTCTCTCTATCCTGAGTGTACTCGCACAGTCGGGGCCGCTTGCTGACCCCTCGAGTGGCTAACTTCTACTAATTGGACCATTAGCTATACAAACAGAGAGCACCGGCGTTACCGAGATGGAGCGAATTAAAGAGACTGAGGCAGCGAAGAGTCGTGTATTCAgttagaatcagaaccaggtttattatccgTGATATAGGTATGCcctgaaatgtgctgttttgcgGCGGCAGTACCTTGCAAGGCATAGAATTTACTGAAAGTTAGGAATAGTGTAAAATACCAAGAaggaggtagtattcatggaccaTTCGGAGTCCGATGGTGGAGGGCAAGGAGATGTTCTTAAAGCGTTAAatgcatgtcttcaggctcctatatcaCTTCCTCCTATATGGTAAGGTGAAGGTCTTGGGTGGAGAGGGTCTTAAATGGTGGGTGCCCCATTCTTGAGGCACCAGCTCCTGGAGATGTCCTCGATAGCTGGGAGGGTTGTGGAAGTGACGGAGCTGTCCCTCTATAACCCTCTACAGTCCCTTGCCATCCTGCCCAGGGAAGCTCCATacctggctgtgatgcagccagtcagaatctcTCCAccaaacatctgtagaaatttgcaattgGCCTTGCAGCCCACTAAACTCACAACTCTCAAACACTAAATCCAAGGAAAAGGTTCATGGGGGGCGGACTGCATtaagttgaatttattgtcatatgaatAAGTACAGTGAGATACAGGTACATTTGATAAGCATCATCATCACCGGTTCAGACAGCACATAGAATATAAATTACACCTGacagtgggaatgaaaggtttaaagaGTTTGGGTCAGAGAGGGATGCATAATACTCTCAGAAAGAGATTGGTTGTGAGTGAGAGAAGTTCTTGGTCtatcttaaacacaagaaattctgcagatgttggaatgtaGAGTggatgctggaggcactcagcaggttgggcttatggaaaggaataatggttgacattttgagctgaccctttgtcaggacagtgCTAATGAAGGTTTGAGACAGTCCTGATCtccacctgaaacgttgactcttcattcctttccatagatgctgcctgagttcctctagcttttTATCTGGGTTTTTTATCAGAAGTTCCTGGGCTGGTGCAGGCTCTAACTGAGAGCTCTGGTATAAAGGCAATGAGCTGTCTGCCTCCTGACCTCTCTTCAGGTGGCTTTCACACTCTTAGCATGGCCCAAAGTCATTCATCTTTATGGATGCATCTTTGCAGTTGATGTGCTGCGGAAAAGTCAATGGGTAATTTTCACACCACCAGATCCCACAAATGGAAATACTTGGGGTTAAGGAGTCAATAAAAGTATTGGTAATAACATGGAAAGGAACAGAGTTGGGAGTTACAATTAAGAGAAAGAGGCAACAGGAGCGCACAGTTGGTAAGGCTGCTCCAGTTACTCAACTTCTATCCTGACCTCTAGTGCTGACAATCTGGAAATTATATGTTCTTCCTAAAAACCACATTTGTTTTTGCTGGTGGTCCAGTTTCTTACACAtcctaaagatgtgctggttCCAGGTTAATATGCCATTGTAACTTGCCCCTAGTGTAGGTGTGTGGCAAGACAATCCGCAGAGTAGAAGAGCGTAGATCAAGTTACTGTGAACCATAGAActttacaacacagtacaggcccttcagcccacgatgtggtGCTAATCTTTCAGCCtagtccaagatcaatttaacccttccctcccacataaccctccatttttctttcatccatgtgcctatggaGTGATAGAAAACCAaggcacagagacaggcccttcagcccatctaacctgtgccaaattgttattctgcctggtcccatcagcctgcacctggaccatagccttccattcgtgtacttatccaaatttctcttaaatgttgaaatcagagctccgtccaccatttctgctggcagctcgttccatgctctcaccaccttctgagtgaagatgtttcccttcatgttcccctgaaacatttcaccattcacccttaactcatgatctCTAATTCTATTCTCACCCATCCTCAATGGGGGaaaaaactgcttgcatttaccctatctatacccctcatgattttgtacatctctatcaaatcttcccctaATCCTAAAGtcttaacctttccctataacccagCTCCTCAGGCtgagacaacatccttgtaaattttcactgcactctttcagtcttacaGACATCTTTACTACACACAGCACTCCAAATGatgcctcaccaaagtcttatacaacttcaagatAACATCTCAACACCtatgctcaatactttgatttctgaaggttaatgtgccaaaagctttctttaaccACTCCATCTACCTTCAAGGAATTATGCATTTGTATTgccaaatccctctgttctactgcactcctcagtgctctattGCTCACTGTGTAAGCTTTCCCTGGTGTGTGTTGGCCTCCCTAAGTGCAACAGCtcagacttgtctgcattaaattccataagaccaggagcagaattaggccattcagcccatcaggtctgctctgtcattccattatggccgatttattatccctctcaacaccattcttctgccttctccccgtaacctttgacaccctgattaatgaagaacctatcaacctccaccttaaatacacccaatgacctgacttcCAGAGCtgtctgtagcaacaaattccacagattcaccaccctctggctaaagatattttttctcttctctaTTCTAAttcaattctgaggctctgccctttggtcctagactcccctactataggaaacatcctctccatatccactctatccagacctttcaatatattgataggtttcaatgagatcccccatcattctactaaactccagcccagagccatcaaatgctcctcacttgttaaccctttcattactgggatcttcctcgtgaacctcctctggattctctccaatgccaacatttAGATAATGGGCTTCAAACTGCTCTCAATCCTCCAACTGCAgtttgaccaataccttataaagcctcaacagtaCATTTTAGTTTttaatattctagttctctcaaaatgaatgctaacatttcatttgctaccaactcaacctgcaagttaacttttagggaatcttgcacgaggactcccaagtacctctgcacatcagatttttgaattttcttccccttTTACATAACAGTCTAcaactttattccttctgcctaagtgcatgaccatgcacttccctacacggtattccatctgccagttctttgcccatttccccagTCTGtctgaagtccttctgcagacaccctgcttcctcaacactacctgctcttccacctatttacctttgtattgtccacagaattgcccacaaaaccatcaattcctttatccaaatcattgacatacaacgtgaAAAGAATTAGTCTCAACATTGACCGCTGTGGCACAACACTAGAAGGCCCTCTTTATTCACATGCTTTccctcctgccattcagccaatcttctatccattaaacccacacaaaatgctggaggaactcagcaggccaggcagcacctatggaaaagagtaaacagttaatgtttcagccgagaccct
Proteins encoded:
- the admp gene encoding anti-dorsalizing morphogenic protein encodes the protein MRIYCGSLRGHHPAPPSLAMCPGAGALLLLLLVSSGPGNTASLPGQSRQIRSKALKRLLEVFGMEDAPPSPHKLRQPPQYMLDLYNTVADADGVTKEPDLLVGNTVRSFLDRARNQQFVFFFNLSSVAKSETILTAELHLFKLRGRPSQDLGQRKHHFCQVSVYQILDNGTSTAKGKRLLSTRLLPVHDSTWEVFTITNAVYDWIQDKDSNKGLLVSVQGLAGEQLNNYIHFASGRDHHSSKKPMVVLFTDDERRGTATSSSSIETPFLSEVTLHDKASQSRNTRSLNLQGCQRYPLYVDFEEIGWSGWIISPRGYNAYHCKGACIFPLGQNMRPTNHATVQSIINALKLTNGVATPCCIPDKLFSINLLYFDDDENVVLKQYNDMVAGSCGCH